In one uncultured Methanobrevibacter sp. genomic region, the following are encoded:
- a CDS encoding DUF5750 family protein, translating to MDVNILDYGLNDKQGFIIYKISGLSQKQLNFIDNNLEDETHVEDGELILKTLFEKEFFPFKSNESKIKNDDFILREELEMNLFLSSFLEDMV from the coding sequence ATGGACGTTAATATTTTAGATTATGGTCTAAATGATAAACAAGGTTTTATTATTTATAAAATATCTGGATTGTCTCAAAAGCAATTAAATTTCATTGATAATAATCTTGAAGATGAAACACATGTTGAAGATGGAGAATTAATATTAAAAACACTTTTTGAAAAAGAATTTTTCCCATTTAAAAGCAATGAATCTAAGATTAAAAATGATGATTTTATTTTAAGAGAAGAATTAGAAATGAATTTATTTTTATCTAGTTTTCTTGAAGATATGGTGTAA
- a CDS encoding flavodoxin has protein sequence MKTLIIYYSRTQITEKIAKTIQKDLNCDIEEITSGEKYHGVIGYIKGGFDASANRVCEINKPTKNPEDYDLVIIGTPVWASTMATPIYSYLKKYNDKIKNLASFCTCGGSGYTKTLNKISKITNKNPIATMYLTKEDIENPKEKINNFENKIKNR, from the coding sequence ATGAAAACATTAATCATATACTATTCAAGAACACAAATTACTGAAAAAATAGCTAAAACTATTCAAAAAGATTTAAACTGTGATATTGAAGAAATAACCTCAGGAGAAAAATATCATGGAGTAATTGGATATATAAAAGGAGGATTTGATGCAAGTGCAAATAGAGTTTGTGAAATAAATAAACCAACAAAAAACCCTGAAGATTATGATTTAGTCATAATTGGAACTCCAGTTTGGGCCTCCACTATGGCAACACCAATATACAGTTACTTAAAAAAATACAACGACAAAATTAAAAATTTAGCTAGTTTTTGTACCTGTGGCGGTAGTGGATATACTAAAACATTAAACAAGATATCCAAAATTACCAATAAAAATCCAATAGCCACTATGTACTTAACAAAAGAAGACATAGAAAACCCTAAAGAAAAAATAAATAACTTTGAAAACAAAATTAAAAATAGGTGA
- a CDS encoding HEAT repeat domain-containing protein, with protein MSDLILKEAINNLSSDDVNIRKDAITALIGVSDTEAIDPLIEATTDENAQIRFKAAEILGNMGEVARDKLIERFESETGKNKRFLTFALKETKDEKVIPYFASAVEDDDFGVRKTAIRALGELQAHDELYTIAKGLEDEDWGVRLATIYALGDLASDESIDLIKDARRKEKDKNFKKSCNKALKKAEKAKKAKASGQTLSKVKPMSTIKEMEKTNVQKAIKEYEQYVTEEQPKDAPYKRLCILYRKNNDLENEIRILNKAIEVLSKKKPGKEDWFEKRLAKLN; from the coding sequence ATGTCTGATTTAATTTTGAAAGAAGCTATTAATAATCTCTCAAGTGATGATGTAAATATAAGAAAAGATGCTATAACTGCTTTAATTGGGGTAAGTGATACTGAAGCTATTGATCCATTGATTGAAGCAACTACTGATGAAAATGCACAAATAAGATTTAAAGCAGCTGAAATTTTGGGAAATATGGGTGAAGTTGCTAGGGATAAATTGATTGAAAGATTTGAGAGTGAAACAGGCAAAAATAAACGTTTTTTAACATTTGCTCTTAAAGAAACTAAAGATGAAAAAGTCATTCCTTATTTTGCAAGTGCTGTTGAGGATGATGATTTTGGAGTAAGAAAAACAGCTATTAGAGCTTTAGGAGAACTTCAAGCTCATGATGAATTGTATACAATTGCTAAAGGTCTTGAAGATGAAGATTGGGGTGTTCGTTTAGCTACTATTTATGCTTTAGGTGATTTGGCTTCTGATGAATCTATTGATTTAATTAAGGATGCAAGACGTAAAGAAAAAGATAAAAATTTTAAAAAATCATGTAATAAAGCTCTTAAGAAAGCTGAAAAAGCTAAAAAAGCAAAAGCATCAGGTCAAACATTATCAAAAGTAAAACCAATGAGTACAATTAAGGAAATGGAAAAAACCAATGTTCAAAAAGCTATTAAGGAATATGAGCAATATGTAACTGAGGAACAACCAAAAGATGCTCCTTATAAAAGATTGTGTATTCTTTATAGAAAAAACAATGATTTAGAAAATGAAATTAGAATTTTAAATAAAGCTATTGAGGTTTTATCTAAGAAAAAACCAGGAAAAGAAGATTGGTTTGAGAAAAGATTAGCTAAATTAAATTAA
- a CDS encoding formate--phosphoribosylaminoimidazolecarboxamide ligase, translating into MGEVKSEYIFKILDKYDKNNITIATLGSHTSLHILQGAKEEGFRTAIVCEKGREVPYKRFGVADEYIIVDKFKDIVNDDVQQKLRDMNAIVVPHGSFVAYAGLENVEDKFNVPMFGNRDILRWEAERDKERTLLVEGGVRIPYKYDDPSEIDRPVMVKFPGARGGRGYFVASSPEEFNKKIDAMKARGWLEDEDVANAHIEEYVSGCNYCIHYFYSALEDKVELLGMDTRYESSIDGFVRMPAKDQLDIDLSPSYVVTGNHPAVIRESLLPQVFEMADKLVDSAKKLVAPGLNGPFCMQTLVNDNLEVICFEISARVDGGTNAFMGGSPYSYLTYGEPMSMGRRIALEIKHAIEKEELEKVIT; encoded by the coding sequence ATGGGCGAAGTTAAGTCTGAATATATTTTTAAAATATTGGATAAATATGATAAAAATAATATAACAATAGCTACTCTTGGAAGCCATACTTCATTGCATATTTTACAAGGTGCAAAAGAAGAAGGTTTTAGAACAGCTATTGTTTGTGAAAAAGGAAGAGAAGTACCATATAAACGTTTTGGGGTTGCAGATGAATATATTATCGTTGATAAATTTAAGGATATTGTAAATGATGATGTTCAACAAAAACTTAGAGATATGAATGCAATAGTTGTTCCTCATGGTTCCTTTGTTGCTTATGCAGGTCTTGAAAATGTTGAAGATAAATTTAATGTGCCTATGTTTGGAAATAGGGATATTTTAAGATGGGAAGCAGAAAGAGATAAGGAAAGAACCCTTCTTGTTGAAGGTGGAGTAAGAATACCTTATAAATATGATGATCCTTCAGAAATTGACCGTCCAGTAATGGTTAAATTTCCAGGTGCGAGAGGTGGGAGAGGCTATTTTGTAGCATCATCCCCTGAGGAATTCAATAAAAAAATAGATGCCATGAAAGCACGTGGATGGTTGGAAGATGAAGATGTAGCTAATGCACACATTGAAGAATATGTTTCAGGTTGTAATTATTGTATACATTATTTTTACTCTGCTTTAGAAGATAAAGTTGAATTATTAGGGATGGATACTAGATATGAATCAAGTATTGATGGTTTTGTAAGAATGCCTGCAAAAGATCAATTAGACATTGATTTAAGTCCGTCTTATGTTGTTACTGGTAATCATCCTGCAGTTATTAGGGAGTCTTTACTTCCTCAAGTATTCGAAATGGCTGATAAATTAGTGGATAGTGCTAAAAAACTTGTTGCTCCTGGATTAAATGGTCCATTTTGTATGCAAACATTAGTGAACGATAATTTAGAAGTAATCTGTTTTGAAATAAGTGCTAGAGTTGATGGTGGAACTAATGCTTTCATGGGAGGTTCACCTTACAGTTATTTGACTTATGGAGAACCTATGAGTATGGGTAGAAGAATTGCACTTGAAATTAAACATGCAATTGAAAAAGAAGAATTGGAAAAAGTAATAACTTAA
- a CDS encoding metallophosphoesterase — protein MNFMLIGLISDTHIPDRAKQIPKKVIDTFKDVDLILHAGDLTSLEVIDELEKIAPTIAIQGNMDRVAGIKLPNAKVIEIEGLKIGIAHGEVYPRADTQQLLYLAKQLDVDILITGHSHQPQIEQIEDVLLLNPGSPVVPRLADRTVMLLEINNKDVDVEVVKIGNPICSALDLNKFKGE, from the coding sequence ATGAACTTTATGCTAATAGGATTAATATCAGACACACATATTCCAGATAGAGCTAAACAAATTCCAAAAAAGGTAATAGATACTTTTAAGGATGTTGATTTAATATTGCATGCTGGAGATTTAACATCACTAGAAGTTATTGATGAATTAGAAAAAATAGCTCCAACTATAGCCATTCAAGGAAATATGGATAGAGTTGCTGGAATAAAATTACCTAATGCAAAAGTTATCGAAATTGAAGGATTGAAAATTGGAATTGCACATGGAGAAGTATATCCTAGAGCAGACACTCAACAATTACTTTATCTAGCAAAACAATTAGATGTTGACATTTTAATTACAGGTCATTCTCATCAACCACAAATCGAACAAATCGAAGATGTTCTATTATTAAATCCTGGAAGCCCAGTTGTTCCAAGACTTGCAGACAGAACTGTGATGTTACTTGAAATTAATAATAAGGATGTTGATGTAGAAGTTGTTAAAATTGGAAATCCTATATGTAGTGCACTAGATTTAAATAAATTTAAAGGAGAATGA
- a CDS encoding ATP-dependent helicase → MITEQTKSYSKKQIYKTLHPWVRQWFDETFEDFTPAQKKSIVEIHKMNNILVSSPTGSGKTLTAFLSILSELTTLSQKDKLEDKVYCIYISPLKALDNDIEKNLEEPLKGIEKIAGKDLGIKKAVRTGDTTQYQRQKMLKKPPHILITTPETLSILLVAPKFREKLSNVKYVIIDEIHSLAENKRGVHLSLSLERLQHLIGQYTRIGLSATVSPLNEVAKFLVGYEYGVERNCKIVAINYLKDLDMKVLCPVSDIMIADSEDTRLGTYNLLDDLIQEHKTTLVFTNTRSGTERFVYNLKKMFPKNYNDSNIMAHHSSLSKEVRLETENKLKEGKLKVVISSTSLELGIDIGYVDLVVLINSPKSVSRALQRIGRSGHKLNEKSKGRLIVTNRDDLVECSVLLKDAKEGKIDKIKIPKNCLDVLAQHIYGMSIENPWDIDYAYDVIKKSYCYKDLTRDDYEDVLSYMAGEYSELEERYVYAKIWIDYKENTFGKRGKLARVLYSTNIGTIPDSSGVLVKCDGETVGKIEENFMERLKKGDTFVLGGRTYRFNYGKGMTINVSPANGPPTIPSWFSQQLPLSFDLAMDIQRFRAHIDTKFRYGKNKKEIMEFIYDYLYVDDFAANSIYEYFVEQYTYAKIPSNQRLLIEYYKGFGDRRFVIFHSLFGRKVNDALSRAVAYIVAKQYNTNVTISISDNGFYLSSDGKLGGLEAFKQLTPQNFKNILIQSLNKTETLASRFRHCAGRSLMTLRRYKGESKSVGRQQVRGKILLKFVQEMDNDFSILKEARREALEDYMDVNNALKVIEWIANDEMEIKTINTVIPTPFAFNLVSQGYLDVLNQNDKAEFTKRMHKAILEQIKDKLKESNL, encoded by the coding sequence ATGATAACTGAGCAAACAAAAAGTTATTCAAAAAAACAAATATATAAAACATTACATCCCTGGGTTAGACAATGGTTTGATGAAACATTCGAAGATTTCACACCAGCTCAAAAAAAATCAATTGTTGAAATTCATAAAATGAATAATATTTTAGTTTCATCACCAACAGGATCTGGAAAAACATTAACTGCTTTTTTATCAATCCTTAGTGAGTTAACTACACTTTCTCAAAAAGATAAACTGGAAGATAAAGTTTATTGTATCTACATTTCACCATTAAAAGCTTTAGATAATGATATTGAAAAAAATCTAGAAGAACCTCTTAAAGGTATTGAAAAAATAGCTGGTAAAGATTTAGGAATTAAAAAAGCTGTTAGAACTGGAGATACAACACAATATCAAAGACAAAAAATGCTTAAAAAACCACCCCACATTTTAATTACAACTCCCGAGACATTATCTATCTTACTTGTAGCTCCAAAGTTTAGAGAAAAATTAAGTAATGTAAAATATGTTATAATTGATGAAATACATTCATTAGCAGAAAATAAACGTGGTGTTCATTTAAGCTTATCTCTTGAACGTTTACAACATTTAATTGGACAATATACAAGAATTGGTCTTTCAGCTACTGTTAGTCCGCTTAATGAAGTAGCTAAATTTCTTGTAGGCTATGAGTACGGAGTTGAAAGAAATTGTAAAATTGTCGCTATAAATTATCTTAAAGACTTGGATATGAAGGTACTTTGTCCAGTGAGTGACATAATGATCGCTGATAGCGAAGACACACGTCTTGGAACCTATAACTTATTAGATGATTTAATACAGGAACATAAAACAACATTAGTTTTTACAAATACTAGAAGTGGAACTGAACGTTTCGTTTACAATCTTAAAAAAATGTTTCCAAAAAATTACAATGATTCTAATATAATGGCCCATCACTCTTCACTTTCAAAAGAAGTTCGTTTAGAAACTGAAAATAAACTAAAAGAAGGTAAACTTAAAGTTGTAATTTCATCAACATCTTTAGAATTAGGAATAGATATTGGATATGTTGATTTAGTAGTTCTTATTAATTCTCCAAAATCTGTTTCAAGAGCTCTTCAAAGAATTGGAAGAAGTGGGCACAAATTAAATGAAAAATCCAAAGGAAGACTTATTGTAACAAATCGTGACGACTTAGTAGAATGTTCTGTTCTATTAAAAGATGCTAAAGAAGGCAAAATTGATAAAATTAAAATTCCTAAAAATTGTTTAGATGTTTTAGCCCAACATATTTATGGAATGAGTATTGAAAACCCCTGGGATATTGATTATGCATATGACGTGATTAAAAAAAGTTATTGTTATAAAGACCTAACTAGAGACGATTATGAAGATGTTTTAAGTTATATGGCTGGAGAATACAGTGAACTTGAAGAAAGATATGTTTATGCTAAAATTTGGATTGATTATAAAGAGAATACTTTTGGTAAAAGAGGAAAATTAGCTAGAGTTTTATATTCAACAAATATTGGAACAATTCCAGATAGTTCAGGAGTTTTAGTTAAATGTGATGGAGAAACCGTTGGGAAAATAGAAGAAAACTTTATGGAAAGATTAAAAAAAGGAGACACATTTGTTTTAGGTGGAAGAACATACCGTTTTAATTACGGGAAAGGAATGACAATAAATGTTTCACCAGCTAACGGACCTCCAACAATACCTTCCTGGTTTTCACAACAATTACCATTATCTTTTGATTTGGCTATGGATATTCAAAGATTTAGAGCACACATAGATACTAAATTTAGATATGGTAAAAATAAAAAAGAAATCATGGAGTTTATCTATGATTATTTATATGTAGATGATTTTGCAGCTAATTCAATTTATGAATATTTTGTAGAACAATATACATATGCTAAAATACCAAGTAATCAAAGATTATTAATTGAATATTATAAAGGATTTGGTGATAGGCGCTTTGTAATATTCCATAGTTTATTTGGAAGAAAAGTAAATGATGCACTTTCCAGAGCAGTAGCATATATTGTTGCAAAACAGTACAATACAAATGTAACAATATCCATCTCAGATAATGGATTTTATTTAAGTTCAGATGGGAAACTTGGAGGTTTAGAAGCATTTAAACAGTTAACACCCCAAAACTTTAAAAATATATTAATCCAATCATTAAACAAAACTGAAACATTAGCCAGTAGATTTAGACACTGTGCAGGCAGATCTCTAATGACTCTTAGACGTTACAAAGGAGAATCAAAATCAGTTGGCAGGCAACAAGTAAGAGGAAAAATATTGCTTAAATTTGTTCAAGAAATGGATAATGATTTTTCCATTCTTAAAGAAGCTAGACGAGAAGCATTAGAAGATTATATGGATGTTAACAATGCACTTAAAGTTATTGAATGGATAGCTAATGATGAAATGGAAATTAAAACCATAAACACAGTTATCCCAACACCATTTGCATTTAATCTAGTTTCACAAGGATATTTGGATGTATTAAATCAAAACGATAAAGCAGAATTTACAAAAAGAATGCATAAAGCCATTTTAGAACAAATAAAAGATAAATTAAAAGAAAGCAATTTATAG
- the nucS gene encoding endonuclease NucS, which yields MKYKILETPTSEDAYDLINEALRKKATITIYACCKVNYEGRALSELNWGERIILIKPDGSFLIHQEKKVEPVNWQPPKSRTRSYLQDNNLILESHRRTPKELLTVKIKKIQYITYANIEDFEELEQAGYEKDMGDMIMEKPHMIEEGFKPTAREYSVEHGFIDILGKDKDNNLMILELKARKAGVSAVKQLKRYLDDFEDNDNDYLKECLVQKKKIRGLLVAPSLKEDAKELIEQENIEFIAVDPPKELKRDKKVTLDAF from the coding sequence ATGAAATATAAAATATTAGAAACCCCAACTAGTGAAGATGCATATGATTTAATAAATGAGGCATTACGAAAAAAAGCTACAATTACAATATATGCATGTTGTAAAGTCAATTATGAAGGAAGGGCATTGAGTGAACTAAATTGGGGAGAGCGTATAATCTTAATAAAACCTGACGGATCCTTTTTAATACATCAAGAAAAAAAAGTAGAACCTGTAAACTGGCAACCTCCAAAATCAAGAACTAGAAGTTATCTTCAAGACAATAACTTGATTTTAGAAAGTCACAGAAGAACACCTAAAGAATTATTAACCGTGAAAATTAAAAAAATACAATACATAACCTATGCCAATATAGAGGACTTTGAAGAGCTTGAACAAGCAGGTTATGAAAAAGACATGGGCGACATGATTATGGAAAAACCTCATATGATTGAAGAAGGATTTAAACCAACAGCAAGAGAATATAGTGTCGAACATGGATTTATAGATATTTTAGGAAAAGATAAAGATAATAATTTAATGATTTTGGAATTGAAAGCACGAAAAGCTGGAGTAAGTGCAGTTAAACAATTAAAAAGATATTTGGATGATTTTGAAGATAATGACAATGATTATCTAAAAGAATGTCTTGTTCAAAAAAAGAAAATTCGCGGTTTACTTGTAGCACCATCACTTAAAGAAGATGCTAAAGAATTAATAGAACAAGAAAACATTGAATTTATAGCAGTAGACCCTCCAAAAGAATTAAAAAGAGATAAAAAAGTAACTCTCGATGCTTTTTAA
- a CDS encoding DUF5518 domain-containing protein, producing the protein MTKWGPVFLGFILAVIVKSFFAHYEFIGLLIVGFIVGYLCNDGPMSGIWNAAVAGAFGTIVTAILFIIATTFGGALFGIFGGIVGFTLSGITTVFIVLGYLIYYAIVMGIAGGIGGIIASKK; encoded by the coding sequence ATGACTAAATGGGGACCAGTATTTCTTGGTTTTATTTTAGCAGTAATAGTAAAATCCTTTTTTGCACATTATGAATTCATAGGATTACTTATTGTTGGATTTATAGTAGGTTATCTATGTAATGATGGGCCAATGAGTGGAATATGGAATGCTGCAGTAGCAGGTGCATTCGGAACCATAGTTACTGCAATATTATTTATCATAGCAACTACTTTTGGTGGAGCATTATTCGGAATTTTTGGAGGCATAGTCGGATTTACATTATCTGGAATTACAACCGTATTCATAGTTTTAGGATACTTAATCTATTATGCAATAGTCATGGGCATTGCAGGTGGTATCGGAGGAATAATTGCATCTAAAAAATAA
- a CDS encoding zinc ribbon domain-containing protein, whose amino-acid sequence MKKCPECGNPSYDGAPACGNCGYKFPKIKPSAPKKEIFDKAPEKKKKQFSDEESTIEIIKENRILIGAIILITIIVICGIIITGPNNNNQNTQNGEMVKFSEAGFSFSHPSNWKEVNGTDSDHEGSVFFKNENNTTIQYYNVSNDSTSLKDITQDRISHAQETGDYIDTVQTITLDGRNASDVILEQSNGNYTRYVSMFSNGELYVFKITAGSLNAVNSSDINAVLETADIA is encoded by the coding sequence GTGAAAAAATGTCCCGAATGTGGAAATCCTAGTTACGATGGTGCACCTGCATGTGGGAACTGTGGATATAAATTTCCAAAAATAAAACCCTCAGCTCCTAAAAAAGAAATATTTGATAAAGCTCCTGAAAAAAAGAAAAAACAGTTTAGCGACGAAGAAAGTACAATTGAAATCATAAAAGAAAATAGAATCCTTATCGGAGCAATTATACTTATTACAATAATCGTTATCTGTGGAATTATCATTACAGGACCAAATAATAACAACCAAAATACGCAAAATGGTGAAATGGTCAAATTTTCTGAAGCAGGATTTTCATTTAGTCACCCAAGTAATTGGAAGGAAGTAAATGGAACTGACAGCGATCATGAAGGGTCAGTTTTCTTTAAAAATGAAAATAATACAACCATACAATATTATAATGTTTCTAATGATTCCACATCATTAAAAGATATAACTCAAGACAGAATTAGTCATGCTCAAGAAACAGGCGATTATATAGATACCGTTCAAACAATAACATTAGATGGCAGAAATGCTTCAGATGTGATTTTAGAACAATCAAATGGAAATTACACCCGATATGTATCTATGTTTAGTAATGGAGAATTATATGTATTTAAAATAACCGCAGGGTCATTAAATGCTGTTAATTCCAGTGACATCAATGCTGTTCTTGAAACTGCAGATATTGCATAA
- a CDS encoding carbon-nitrogen hydrolase family protein — MKIKIALCQTNVVDNKQKNIENATTMILKAAQQGADFIVLPEMFNCPYSNEKFIEYCEEETNSFTLSKIAKLANENNIYILAGSIPEKEDLKIFNTSYLFDKTGNIIAKHRKMHLFDIDVKGKIYFKESDTLSSGNKVTIAKTDFGKIGIGICYDIRFPELARIMAEQGAQILFYPGAFNMTTGPAHWELTFKSRALDNQVYCVGVAPALNKDANYHSYAHSIITNPWGEIITQLDEKENMKIVEIDLNEIKKIREELPLLKNKRNDLYKINLI, encoded by the coding sequence ATGAAAATTAAAATTGCACTATGCCAGACCAATGTAGTTGACAATAAACAGAAAAATATTGAAAATGCTACAACAATGATTTTAAAAGCAGCACAACAAGGTGCTGATTTTATTGTACTTCCAGAAATGTTTAATTGCCCTTATTCCAATGAAAAATTCATAGAATACTGTGAAGAAGAAACAAATAGTTTTACACTATCCAAAATAGCTAAATTAGCTAATGAAAACAATATTTACATTTTAGCAGGATCAATTCCTGAAAAAGAAGACTTGAAAATATTCAATACTAGTTATTTATTTGATAAAACTGGAAATATAATTGCAAAACATAGAAAAATGCATTTATTTGATATTGATGTAAAAGGAAAAATCTATTTTAAAGAATCAGACACCTTAAGTTCAGGTAATAAAGTTACAATAGCTAAAACAGACTTTGGAAAAATAGGTATTGGAATTTGTTATGATATTCGTTTTCCAGAATTAGCTAGGATAATGGCAGAACAAGGAGCGCAAATATTATTTTATCCAGGAGCATTCAATATGACTACAGGTCCTGCCCATTGGGAACTTACATTTAAATCTAGAGCTTTAGATAACCAAGTTTATTGTGTTGGAGTTGCACCGGCATTAAATAAAGATGCCAACTATCACAGTTATGCTCATTCAATTATTACAAACCCATGGGGAGAAATAATTACTCAATTAGATGAAAAAGAAAATATGAAAATAGTTGAAATAGATTTAAATGAAATAAAAAAAATAAGAGAAGAACTTCCTCTTTTAAAAAATAAAAGAAATGATTTATATAAAATTAATTTAATTTAG
- a CDS encoding alpha/beta fold hydrolase has protein sequence MDLDDYFISKREEYIMDSFEFQNGEVLNDVVVEYMTFGTPKYDENGIINNAIIYCHGSLGNYASVNKLCPLTYAGGPFDKNEFFIISLSELGAPGSCSPSTTKLNNSFPRYTVEDMVNFQNKFLKDKFDIFHVKGIIGNSMGGFVALMCATLYPEYADFIISGVSGCKVAGRNYILSKLVDEIIVTDEDYNSGKNTKSLLRTLRLATQAVYSFGISKEALHKIPNNQLDVEFDEFGDEGLFDNIFDVKYCNDATLDYDIEDKLDKIKSKVLIVGINQDQYFPPNLDAIPMHSLIKDSELIIYDSDLGHIGFRELDKIENELIEFMNQFR, from the coding sequence ATGGATTTGGATGATTATTTTATTTCAAAACGTGAAGAATATATCATGGATTCATTTGAATTTCAAAATGGTGAAGTTTTAAATGATGTTGTAGTGGAATATATGACGTTTGGAACTCCTAAATATGATGAAAATGGCATTATTAATAATGCAATCATATATTGTCATGGTTCTTTAGGAAATTATGCTTCAGTTAATAAATTATGTCCTTTAACATATGCTGGAGGACCTTTTGATAAGAATGAATTCTTTATTATTTCGCTTTCTGAATTAGGTGCTCCAGGGTCTTGTAGCCCATCTACAACTAAATTAAATAATTCGTTTCCAAGATATACTGTTGAAGATATGGTTAATTTTCAAAATAAATTTTTAAAAGATAAATTTGACATATTTCATGTTAAAGGGATTATTGGAAATTCAATGGGTGGATTTGTAGCATTAATGTGTGCGACACTCTATCCGGAGTATGCTGACTTTATTATTTCTGGTGTAAGTGGATGTAAAGTAGCAGGACGCAATTATATTTTATCTAAACTTGTTGATGAAATTATTGTAACTGATGAAGATTATAATTCTGGAAAAAATACTAAATCTTTATTGAGAACATTAAGATTAGCTACTCAAGCAGTTTATAGTTTTGGTATTTCAAAAGAAGCACTTCATAAAATTCCAAACAATCAGTTAGATGTAGAATTTGATGAATTTGGTGATGAAGGTTTGTTTGATAATATTTTTGATGTTAAATATTGTAATGATGCAACTTTAGATTATGATATTGAAGATAAATTGGATAAAATTAAATCTAAGGTTTTGATAGTTGGTATAAATCAGGATCAATATTTTCCTCCAAATTTAGATGCAATTCCTATGCATAGTTTAATTAAAGATTCTGAATTAATTATTTATGATTCTGATTTAGGTCATATTGGATTTAGGGAACTTGATAAAATTGAAAATGAATTAATTGAATTTATGAATCAGTTCAGGTGA